The Vigna angularis cultivar LongXiaoDou No.4 chromosome 9, ASM1680809v1, whole genome shotgun sequence DNA window ATCCAATCTTTCCTCTATCGGAACCTTCTCATCTTCAGGACACACTTCCTTGTATGCATACCTGACGGAGTAGTATGCAAAAGCTAGAAGCAGCACAGCGTTCATTATCGCCAGCATCAGATAGTACCTGTCCAAATGGCTAGTGTCGATTGTTTCCTTGATCCACCCGCTGAAAATCAACACAATTGGTATAATCAGAAGTTTTCCACCACCAACCACCAACTCACTAAACGAATCCTCAAAATTCGACAACGATTTCGCTACATGGTCATTGAATAATCTCTTTAATCCACCATCAACAAGTCCCTCTGTCATTCCTAGTAACACAAATTGGGGAACCAAAGCCACTGTTGTATTCAACTTTGACGACAACCTGCGCATCTCCACTTGCCATGCTATAGAGCCGCATATTACAGCACATGTAATGCCAAATCCAATCCTCGTGATTGTCGCTGCTTTTCTTTCCCAACTGAAACTTGCAACtcttgatttttgtttgtttcgaAATGCAAGACTGATGAGAAAACATGTAAACTTTGACATGTCAGATGTCACGGCTTTGATCAAGAATAAAATAGAGATATCGTGACCTCTTTTATTCATAACTGGAATCAACGCACTTGCTTGTGCAACAAAGAAAGTGTACCCAGAGGCCTTGAGTAAACTATAAGGAAAGATGGTAAGGCCAAGGTATATCATATGAACAAGGCTTTTAACATCTCTCACGTCCTGCACAGtgcaaatcttctttctcttttcttgcgTCTCAAGACTCTCTCTATTATGTCttgaatcttcttcttcttcttctgctttaACAATGGCCGCTTTGTCCAACCACCTGAATAACCGAGGAACTCGTGGCAATAACCTTACTCCTTCACCACGATTATACGTGTGTTGCTTCTTGTAACCCTTCCAGTAATAAGAATTCGGTGAAGTTGGATATTTTAAACTCAGTTTCCGTAAAGCTGTGATGAAGATTCTATGGATCTTGCTTAGATCGCTTTCGACGGGTAATTCTTGGCGACTATACCCCAAAGAACCGATGAGGAACAACAGATGAGTCGCTCCCATGAGAAGTGCAGCAAATCTGAATAGGTCCTCGAATGTTGCATCATAGAAGATGAAGACAAGACAAACTATTATGATATATCCGACAACCAGTGGAACGAACAACCAGATACTAATAAAAATTGTATGGCCGAGGCTTCTCTCATTTCTGTCTTGTGTGCTTCCATCTTTTTCGCCTTGTTTCTTTGGTTTAATTTTCTCTTCCAAGTGATACTCAAGGAAACTTTCTGAAAGATTTTGACCACCTTTTCCCATTCCAAGGAAGACTATGGCGGCATATACCGAACGAAACGCTGAAGTTGTAGGAAATGTAGATGTCCATAATAGCATTAAACCCTGACAGTTAGTAACTAGATTTAGACACCTTATATATCAAACATCTTATTCACACCCGTTTATGAAACCTATTATCTCTTTTCCTATCACATAACTTATCATATATACTTATATTTGTCTCTATTGATTTTTTAGGTATCATGCTGCATTGGTCGTCCAATGACTTTCTCCCCATTAACAGGATTTTTTCTTCGCGTCAGGCGTTGAGTAGAAGGCATATTATACGGgaaataaaatgaatagtataattattaaattttatactaacTTTTAGAAGTTCAAAGCAGAAAAGTTTAAAACTAAAGAGTTTAGGATGTAAATGCATGTAAGTAATAGATAAATAGTAACAAGTCtagataattatataatttataattaactgTAAAAATGTAGAAGCGTGGATCAAGCCCATAAATAGGCAATGGTAACATAGttgaaaaatcaatataaagtTATTCCATCTCTAAAGCTAGTTTTGACAACCTAAAATAGATATTATAGATATTTAACCCATAATAGTTTTGGAACTTGTAGATTgctaatatgaaaaaaatatcattgaACTTAAATGGGTTTACAAAACAGAGCTCAATTATAATGGTAGTATACAAAGGAACAACCGAAGACTAATTGTTAAAGGATACTCACAACATCCAAATGAAACATTTTCCCCAATTGATCTCCTAGGTATAGTTAAAGTTTTATTAGTTCTTGCAATATAAAAGGGCTAGAGTACAATCTAATATTAAATCAACTTTTCTAAATGGCATTGTTACAGAAAAAATATACATAGAGCAACCATATGGATCTGTAAGCGAAGGAAAATGAAAGTATATATTAAAGCTAAGAAAATCTCTATATGGTTTGAAGTAAGCCCTCAAGTATGGTATAAATGAACTGATGAGTATTTCTCCAATCAAGTGTTAACAAAAA harbors:
- the LOC128194076 gene encoding protein NRT1/ PTR FAMILY 5.4-like isoform X2, whose amino-acid sequence is MEIAVLAIMMDYLINALEVQNQRIAAIVTNLQDALSSLFFVVVSLISQTYTGSFTMITFCAAASIEGLMLLWTSTFPTTSAFRSVYAAIVFLGMGKGGQNLSESFLEYHLEEKIKPKKQGEKDGSTQDRNERSLGHTIFISIWLFVPLVVGYIIIVCLVFIFYDATFEDLFRFAALLMGATHLLFLIGSLGYSRQELPVESDLSKIHRIFITALRKLSLKYPTSPNSYYWKGYKKQHTYNRGEGVRLLPRVPRLFRWLDKAAIVKAEEEEEDSRHNRESLETQEKRKKICTVQDVRDVKSLVHMIYLGLTIFPYSLLKASGYTFFVAQASALIPVMNKRGHDISILFLIKAVTSDMSKFTCFLISLAFRNKQKSRVASFSWERKAATITRIGFGITCAVICGSIAWQVEMRRLSSKLNTTVALVPQFVLLGMTEGLVDGGLKRLFNDHVAKSLSNFEDSFSELVVGGGKLLIIPIVLIFSGWIKETIDTSHLDRYYLMLAIMNAVLLLAFAYYSVRYAYKEVCPEDEKVPIEERLDHAHQSDSEDSDQKNTPPFP
- the LOC128194076 gene encoding protein NRT1/ PTR FAMILY 5.4-like isoform X1 codes for the protein MARQENSPPFVKKLSSVKARIRYLILTYKALPFIAALVVSYTFMEIAVLAIMMDYLINALEVQNQRIAAIVTNLQDALSSLFFVVVSLISQTYTGSFTMITFCAAASIEGLMLLWTSTFPTTSAFRSVYAAIVFLGMGKGGQNLSESFLEYHLEEKIKPKKQGEKDGSTQDRNERSLGHTIFISIWLFVPLVVGYIIIVCLVFIFYDATFEDLFRFAALLMGATHLLFLIGSLGYSRQELPVESDLSKIHRIFITALRKLSLKYPTSPNSYYWKGYKKQHTYNRGEGVRLLPRVPRLFRWLDKAAIVKAEEEEEDSRHNRESLETQEKRKKICTVQDVRDVKSLVHMIYLGLTIFPYSLLKASGYTFFVAQASALIPVMNKRGHDISILFLIKAVTSDMSKFTCFLISLAFRNKQKSRVASFSWERKAATITRIGFGITCAVICGSIAWQVEMRRLSSKLNTTVALVPQFVLLGMTEGLVDGGLKRLFNDHVAKSLSNFEDSFSELVVGGGKLLIIPIVLIFSGWIKETIDTSHLDRYYLMLAIMNAVLLLAFAYYSVRYAYKEVCPEDEKVPIEERLDHAHQSDSEDSDQKNTPPFP